In Myxococcales bacterium, one genomic interval encodes:
- the folE gene encoding GTP cyclohydrolase I FolE, translating into MEKIIRDLLIAIGEDPDREGLLKTPGRVKHSLAFLMEGYLQDPRSLIMNSVFSDKHEEMILVKNIPLYSMCEHHLLPFFGHAHVGYLPNDKIVGISKIARMVDLFARRLQLQERLTNQIADTLMDVLQPKGVAVVVEAEHLCMQMRGVQKRGTSVITSAMHGAFRRRPETRSEFMNLIK; encoded by the coding sequence ATGGAAAAGATAATTAGGGATCTTTTGATTGCTATTGGAGAGGATCCCGACAGGGAGGGGCTTTTGAAAACTCCCGGCAGGGTGAAGCATTCGCTGGCTTTTCTGATGGAGGGGTATTTGCAGGACCCGCGTTCGCTCATAATGAACTCGGTTTTTTCCGATAAGCATGAGGAGATGATTCTCGTAAAGAATATCCCCCTCTACAGCATGTGCGAACATCATTTGCTGCCGTTTTTTGGTCATGCCCATGTAGGCTATCTTCCAAACGATAAGATAGTTGGCATATCGAAAATAGCGCGAATGGTGGATCTCTTCGCGCGCAGGCTGCAGCTTCAGGAGCGTCTTACAAATCAGATTGCCGATACTTTGATGGATGTCCTCCAACCAAAAGGGGTGGCTGTCGTCGTTGAGGCCGAGCATCTCTGCATGCAGATGCGTGGAGTGCAGAAACGCGGCACCTCGGTGATCACGAGCGCCATGCACGGAGCATTCCGCAGGCGTCCCGAGACGAGATCCGAGTTCATGAATTTGATTAAATAA
- a CDS encoding CDP-alcohol phosphatidyltransferase family protein yields MSANLANILTFSRLFLTPVFIYLYIAEARMLAFIVFCFAAFTDLIDGTVARMYGQQSKLGGLIDPLADKLLMQSCFVLLLIGGFIPLWFFAIALIRDLMIVSGIFYLENKKIELPYRAIWPSKLATLMQMMTASLGLLRGWLHAGQALRSPLETAQYLFMYLAALFIVVSGYQYVRMGLELLRRGVVRRS; encoded by the coding sequence ATGAGCGCCAATCTCGCCAATATTCTGACATTTTCCCGCCTATTCCTAACGCCCGTCTTTATCTATCTGTATATAGCTGAGGCGCGGATGCTGGCCTTCATCGTCTTTTGCTTTGCGGCTTTCACCGACCTCATAGACGGCACCGTTGCGCGCATGTACGGACAACAGTCCAAGCTGGGCGGACTCATAGACCCCCTTGCCGACAAACTGCTCATGCAGAGTTGCTTTGTACTCCTGCTCATCGGTGGTTTTATACCCTTATGGTTTTTCGCGATAGCGCTGATACGCGATCTGATGATAGTAAGCGGAATTTTCTATCTCGAGAACAAAAAGATAGAGCTTCCGTACAGAGCGATTTGGCCTTCCAAGCTGGCGACTCTGATGCAGATGATGACAGCCAGCCTCGGGCTTTTGAGGGGATGGCTTCATGCGGGGCAGGCGCTCCGTTCGCCGCTTGAAACCGCTCAGTACCTTTTTATGTATCTAGCAGCCCTGTTCATAGTCGTCAGCGGTTATCAATACGTCAGAATGGGCCTCGAATTGCTGAGGCGGGGCGTGGTGCGAAGGTCCTGA
- the nuoB gene encoding NADH-quinone oxidoreductase subunit NuoB, whose translation MLKIIRSRLQQKSWTVAFPDAEPNLPAKFRGMPSIDDSACGKDCGLCVKSCPVGALSCSGEGRISIDLGKCIFCGNCERECGEGVIKFTRDYRLASCVREGLIVGEAEFRLAEKLKKEMLRLFGRSLKLRQVSAGGCNACEADINVLSTIVFDLGRFGIQFVASPRHADGILVTGPISNNMALALEKTYAAIPSPKIVIASGACAISGGPFIGHLDVKGGVDKLIPVDLYIPGCPPHPITVLDGFLRLLGRVR comes from the coding sequence ATGTTAAAGATAATTCGAAGCAGATTGCAGCAAAAAAGCTGGACCGTCGCATTTCCCGATGCTGAACCGAATTTGCCCGCTAAATTCAGGGGCATGCCTTCGATAGATGATTCGGCCTGCGGAAAAGATTGTGGCCTCTGCGTCAAGAGCTGTCCTGTTGGTGCGCTTAGCTGCAGCGGAGAAGGACGAATTTCCATAGATCTTGGCAAATGTATCTTCTGCGGAAACTGCGAGAGGGAATGCGGCGAGGGAGTGATAAAATTCACTCGCGATTATCGGTTGGCCTCCTGTGTGCGGGAGGGGCTTATCGTCGGTGAAGCGGAATTTCGCCTAGCGGAGAAATTGAAAAAAGAGATGCTTCGTCTTTTCGGGCGTTCGCTGAAGCTCAGGCAGGTTAGCGCCGGTGGATGCAACGCCTGCGAGGCGGATATCAACGTTCTTTCGACGATAGTATTCGACCTCGGGCGCTTTGGAATTCAGTTTGTAGCTTCGCCAAGGCATGCCGACGGGATTTTAGTCACCGGCCCAATTTCAAACAACATGGCGCTGGCGCTTGAAAAGACATATGCCGCGATTCCTTCGCCAAAAATAGTAATCGCATCGGGCGCCTGTGCCATATCCGGCGGCCCCTTCATCGGTCATTTGGATGTAAAGGGCGGGGTGGATAAATTGATACCAGTAGACCTCTATATTCCGGGTTGTCCCCCGCATCCAATCACTGTTCTCGATGGGTTCTTGCGCCTTCTTGGCCGAGTAAGGTAG
- a CDS encoding hydrogenase — protein MRSDLRNCEVIKKSDLPIISNEDFERVVIKETDSGLRISAMFGLPSSGGSVMIYAVLSEDKTGILSAFGTSVKGSYDSITPKCSQAHIFEREIFEQTGAEPKGHPWLKPVRKREGYKYYELSGEGVHEVAVGPVHAGVIEPGHFRFQCHGEEVFNLEIHLGYQHRGVEKGIVGGPDRRTIHYMETVAGDTSIGHSTAYCHAVESLANCRVPLRAQMIRGVALELERIANHAGDLGALAGDVGYLPTSSYCGRLRGDFLNLQARICGSRFGRGLLRPGGVLFDLSSSEISAILKSLDAHMRDLESAAQLLWDSPSVLARFDDTGHLPKELCRALGIVGPAARAAGIAMDVRSDFPVGIFRFAHLPLSTWHRGDVFARAYVRWLEIVKSAQFIRNQLESLAEGDVKSDLGPLIPDSFVVSMVEGWRGEICHVAGTGKDGKIAFYKIVDPSFHNWSGLEMALRNGQISDFPLINKSFNLSYCGYDL, from the coding sequence ATGAGATCCGATTTGAGAAACTGCGAAGTAATAAAGAAATCTGATTTGCCGATAATCTCCAATGAAGATTTCGAGAGGGTGGTAATAAAGGAAACGGATTCAGGGCTCCGAATCAGTGCGATGTTTGGTCTTCCGTCCTCCGGCGGTTCGGTGATGATCTACGCCGTTCTGTCGGAAGACAAGACGGGGATCCTCTCCGCATTCGGCACGTCGGTCAAGGGTTCGTACGATTCCATCACTCCAAAATGTTCACAGGCGCATATATTCGAGCGCGAAATTTTCGAACAGACCGGTGCCGAGCCAAAGGGGCATCCGTGGCTCAAGCCCGTGCGCAAGCGCGAAGGGTATAAGTATTACGAACTTTCAGGCGAAGGGGTACATGAGGTTGCGGTGGGTCCTGTTCATGCCGGCGTCATAGAGCCGGGGCACTTCAGGTTTCAATGCCACGGAGAGGAGGTATTCAATCTTGAAATCCATCTAGGCTATCAGCATCGCGGCGTCGAGAAGGGAATAGTCGGCGGACCTGATAGAAGAACTATTCATTATATGGAGACCGTAGCGGGGGATACGAGCATAGGGCATTCTACGGCGTACTGTCACGCTGTGGAGTCGCTTGCTAACTGCCGGGTTCCCCTTAGAGCGCAGATGATCAGGGGGGTTGCCCTTGAACTCGAACGCATCGCCAACCATGCGGGCGACCTCGGCGCTCTTGCGGGCGATGTTGGATACCTTCCGACCTCATCCTACTGCGGGAGGCTGCGCGGCGATTTCCTTAATCTGCAGGCCCGAATATGCGGAAGCCGTTTTGGCAGGGGGCTCCTGCGTCCTGGAGGTGTGCTTTTCGATCTGAGTTCTTCCGAAATTTCCGCGATCCTTAAAAGTCTCGACGCCCATATGCGTGACTTAGAGTCGGCGGCGCAACTTCTGTGGGATTCCCCATCGGTGCTTGCGCGCTTTGATGATACAGGTCATCTCCCTAAGGAATTATGCCGCGCTTTGGGGATAGTCGGCCCTGCGGCGCGTGCAGCAGGTATTGCCATGGACGTGCGAAGCGATTTTCCAGTGGGGATATTTAGATTCGCCCATCTCCCTCTTTCGACATGGCACAGGGGGGATGTCTTCGCCCGCGCCTACGTCAGGTGGTTGGAGATTGTGAAATCGGCGCAGTTCATCAGAAATCAGCTCGAGTCGCTGGCGGAAGGGGATGTAAAATCCGACCTTGGGCCTCTGATTCCGGATTCATTCGTTGTTTCGATGGTCGAGGGGTGGCGCGGCGAAATCTGCCACGTGGCCGGGACCGGAAAAGATGGAAAGATCGCTTTTTATAAGATCGTCGATCCCTCGTTCCATAACTGGAGCGGGCTTGAGATGGCGCTTCGCAACGGACAGATATCCGATTTTCCGCTGATCAATAAGAGCTTTAACCTCTCATACTGCGGATACGATCTATGA
- the hydE gene encoding [FeFe] hydrogenase H-cluster radical SAM maturase HydE encodes MNRKEILGWLREYDEVRLEELWAKADEIRKTSVGDGVHLRGLVEISNYCVRRCLYCGLRVGNHSVKRYRMTADEILDCAKKASEFGYGTLVMQAGEDPGIKKVWMSDLIERIKGETGLAITLSLGERSVEELSAWRDAGADRYLIRFETSNPDLFRSIHPPCDGRDEVDRISILNDLRGLGYEIGSGVMVGIPGQSYEDLASDLELFRSLDLDMIGVGPFILHPETPLAKTVADKNISEDEQVPNSELMTYKVLALSRIVCPRANIPSTTALATLNLAKGRELGLQRGANVLMPNITPVKYRVHYEIYPDKACINESADDCHGCMRRRIESINRTVAQGPGSAIGNRRKVDK; translated from the coding sequence GTGAACAGAAAAGAAATACTCGGTTGGCTGCGTGAATACGATGAGGTGAGGCTCGAAGAGCTTTGGGCTAAGGCTGATGAAATTAGAAAGACTTCAGTTGGGGATGGTGTCCATCTGCGCGGGCTGGTCGAAATTTCCAATTATTGCGTGAGACGATGCTTATATTGTGGGCTCAGGGTTGGCAATCATTCAGTCAAGCGCTACAGGATGACCGCAGATGAAATTCTGGATTGTGCAAAAAAGGCCTCCGAATTTGGCTACGGGACCCTCGTTATGCAGGCTGGAGAAGATCCCGGAATCAAGAAAGTATGGATGTCCGATCTCATCGAAAGGATCAAGGGCGAAACCGGGCTTGCTATCACCTTGAGCTTGGGTGAGCGTTCTGTCGAAGAACTTTCTGCGTGGCGCGATGCCGGCGCAGATCGCTACCTCATCCGCTTCGAGACCTCCAATCCGGATCTCTTTCGTTCGATACACCCTCCCTGTGATGGGAGAGATGAGGTCGATAGAATTTCAATTCTGAACGATCTGAGAGGTCTAGGCTATGAGATAGGCAGCGGCGTCATGGTTGGGATACCGGGTCAGAGTTATGAGGATCTTGCAAGCGATCTCGAGCTGTTTCGTTCCCTCGATCTCGACATGATCGGAGTTGGCCCATTTATCCTTCACCCGGAAACTCCTCTTGCAAAAACCGTCGCTGATAAAAATATTTCAGAGGATGAACAGGTTCCAAATAGTGAATTGATGACCTACAAGGTCCTGGCGCTTTCCAGAATAGTATGTCCGCGAGCGAATATCCCCAGTACCACGGCGCTGGCTACGCTCAATCTGGCCAAGGGGCGCGAGCTCGGGCTTCAGAGGGGGGCAAATGTCCTGATGCCAAATATCACACCTGTGAAGTACAGGGTTCATTACGAGATATATCCTGACAAGGCATGCATAAATGAGTCGGCTGATGACTGTCACGGCTGTATGAGAAGGCGAATCGAATCGATAAACCGCACGGTTGCACAGGGCCCCGGCTCCGCGATTGGAAACAGACGAAAAGTTGACAAGTGA
- the trmB gene encoding tRNA (guanosine(46)-N7)-methyltransferase TrmB: protein MPVPIKKKTSSPPEIARTPFFYPARISLRDYDRIILEIGPGRGDFLFHLAEKNPEAVIVGIEIKEKRVAKLIRRVENRGLKNVVIILSDAKDVIEKIFENSSVEEIHINFPDPWPKNRHSKNRLITELFLEKCALILKDGGAINFATDDFTYAQAAEKSALCVKRIKLAPPSEDQFPTYFAMKWKMSGRKLNYFRFVKT from the coding sequence ATGCCAGTGCCAATAAAAAAGAAGACTTCCTCCCCTCCTGAGATAGCGAGAACGCCCTTTTTCTATCCGGCACGCATCTCTCTGCGGGATTACGACCGCATAATACTGGAGATAGGCCCCGGACGCGGCGATTTTCTATTTCACCTTGCGGAAAAAAATCCTGAGGCGGTGATCGTCGGAATAGAGATAAAGGAAAAGCGCGTCGCCAAACTGATCAGACGCGTCGAAAACCGCGGGTTGAAAAATGTGGTCATCATTTTAAGCGATGCCAAGGACGTTATTGAAAAGATTTTCGAAAATTCATCAGTGGAAGAAATTCATATAAATTTTCCAGACCCGTGGCCAAAGAACAGGCATTCAAAAAATCGTTTGATCACTGAGCTCTTCTTGGAGAAATGCGCGCTAATATTAAAAGATGGTGGGGCGATAAACTTTGCCACCGACGATTTTACTTATGCGCAGGCGGCTGAAAAATCAGCCCTCTGCGTTAAGCGGATCAAGCTTGCCCCTCCCTCCGAGGACCAGTTCCCCACCTATTTTGCGATGAAATGGAAAATGAGTGGAAGAAAATTGAACTATTTTAGGTTTGTAAAAACCTGA
- the dnaE gene encoding DNA polymerase III subunit alpha, which produces MIHSNFVHLHVHSYYSLLDGAAPTSELALRAAELKMPALAITDHGNLFGAIDFYDKISKHGVKPCIGCEVYLLSEGSRLIRDLNQKGALTHLTLLVKNREGYRNLCHLVSSSYLEGFYYKPRIDKEILRQHSKGLIALSGCLKGEIPQLISDGRMDEAEKAVDFYASLFDNNNFFIELMDHGIEGQLKIREGLCELAKRKGIGLVATNDVHYIDRSDAAAHDALLCIQTGKTLDDEKRMRLDSDQFYLKSPDEMSELFADFPEAISNTVEIAARLNMDFDFNTYYFPKYSPPDGMDLQSHLREEVIKGLEKRWTLISRGRDHLDDLKKVYQERLRTELETIIKMGFAGYFLIVADFIRYAKGIELPVGPGRGSAAGSLVAYCLEITNIDPIEHGLLFERFLNPERISMPDVDIDFCMRRRDEVISYVSKKYGNVSQIITFGTMKARAVVRDVGRVMGIPYGDVDRIAKLIPATLGMTLADAIKIEPKLKEIAKKQDEIARLLEVAKVLEGFPRHASTHAAGVVISDRPLSELVPLYKGQKDEIVTQFDMKCVEKVGLIKFDFLGLKTLTVIDDCVKLIEKGSGEKIDIESISLNDPLVYKKLSQGDTAGIFQLESSGMTDLVMKLKPGAFSEIVALVALFRPGPLGSGMVDDFINRKHGRTPIKYELPQLEEILKETYGVIVYQEQVMRIANVLANYSLGEADLLRRAMGKKKPEEMAKQHERFVKGALENKIPEAKAERLFELMAKFAEYGFNKSHSAAYALVAYQTAYLKFHHPTEFMAALLTAEKDNTDKVLFYINDCKTAGIRMLPPDVNESMMDFSVVGDGTIRFGLGAVKNVGEGAIENIVSARNDGGVFRTLFDFCDRIDSRRVNKRVIESLIKCGAFDFTKAPRAALLASLDTAMEMAASRQRDRISGQARLFDLLGSSDGFSSDPKLPDVSEWGERQLLAYEKESLGFYITGHPLAQYEELLSQYANTDTVELASCNDKQEVKLGGVVSKLREITTKQGNRMGFATIEDLKGSAEAVIFSDLYADVHLLIKSDQPVFVMGTADVDSENVKIIATQIMPIDEVSEKMTKSVHFFLSQPEVAPQHLAQLKNVLSRYPGQCPGFVHLVVPSKTETILALPDDLKLTPSPQLVTAVNKLFGRNVTKFIS; this is translated from the coding sequence ATGATCCACTCAAACTTCGTACATCTACACGTCCATTCGTATTACAGCCTGCTCGACGGGGCGGCGCCCACCTCCGAGCTCGCCTTAAGGGCAGCTGAGCTCAAGATGCCGGCTTTGGCGATCACCGACCATGGAAACCTTTTTGGCGCCATAGATTTCTACGACAAGATATCCAAGCACGGCGTCAAGCCCTGCATCGGCTGCGAGGTCTATCTCCTCAGCGAGGGGAGCAGGCTGATAAGGGACTTAAACCAGAAGGGGGCGCTTACCCACCTCACACTGCTGGTCAAAAACAGGGAGGGGTACCGCAATCTCTGCCATCTTGTAAGTTCAAGTTATTTAGAAGGTTTCTATTATAAACCTAGAATAGATAAGGAAATTTTGCGACAGCATAGCAAGGGGCTTATAGCCCTTTCCGGATGCCTCAAGGGGGAAATTCCTCAACTCATCTCAGATGGTAGGATGGATGAGGCGGAAAAGGCGGTCGATTTTTATGCCTCCCTTTTCGACAATAACAATTTCTTTATAGAGCTCATGGACCACGGAATCGAAGGTCAGCTTAAGATCCGTGAAGGGCTGTGCGAACTTGCCAAGAGGAAAGGGATCGGCCTAGTTGCAACCAACGATGTCCACTATATAGACAGGTCCGATGCGGCCGCCCATGATGCCCTGCTTTGCATCCAGACCGGCAAAACCCTGGACGATGAAAAGAGGATGCGGTTAGACAGCGATCAGTTCTACCTTAAATCCCCCGATGAGATGAGCGAACTTTTTGCTGATTTCCCCGAAGCGATCTCCAATACCGTTGAAATAGCCGCCAGGCTAAACATGGATTTCGATTTCAATACATACTATTTTCCCAAGTATTCCCCTCCGGATGGCATGGACCTTCAGAGCCATCTTCGTGAGGAAGTCATCAAGGGGCTTGAGAAAAGGTGGACGCTCATCTCGCGCGGCAGGGATCACCTCGATGATCTCAAAAAAGTTTATCAGGAGAGGCTTCGCACCGAGCTTGAAACGATCATCAAGATGGGTTTTGCAGGCTACTTTTTGATCGTCGCCGATTTTATACGCTACGCCAAGGGGATCGAACTCCCCGTCGGTCCCGGGCGTGGATCGGCTGCAGGTTCGCTTGTTGCGTACTGCCTGGAGATCACGAACATCGATCCGATAGAGCACGGCCTTCTCTTCGAGCGTTTTCTTAATCCGGAAAGAATAAGCATGCCCGATGTGGATATCGATTTCTGCATGCGCAGGCGCGACGAGGTTATATCATACGTTTCGAAAAAATACGGCAATGTCAGCCAGATCATCACCTTTGGAACGATGAAGGCCCGCGCTGTGGTGCGCGACGTCGGCAGGGTGATGGGGATTCCGTATGGCGATGTAGACAGAATCGCGAAGCTGATCCCGGCGACGCTCGGGATGACTCTGGCCGATGCGATAAAGATCGAACCGAAGCTCAAGGAGATCGCTAAAAAGCAGGATGAAATCGCAAGGCTTCTGGAAGTGGCGAAGGTGCTTGAGGGTTTTCCGCGCCACGCTTCAACACACGCTGCAGGAGTCGTGATATCCGATCGTCCTCTGTCGGAGTTGGTGCCGCTCTACAAGGGGCAGAAGGATGAAATTGTAACTCAATTCGATATGAAGTGTGTGGAGAAGGTCGGTCTCATCAAGTTCGATTTTCTCGGTCTCAAGACGCTCACCGTCATAGATGACTGCGTCAAGCTGATAGAGAAGGGGAGCGGGGAGAAGATAGATATCGAATCCATTTCTTTGAACGATCCTCTCGTTTACAAAAAACTTTCGCAGGGGGACACGGCGGGGATATTCCAACTGGAAAGTTCGGGGATGACCGACCTTGTCATGAAGTTGAAACCCGGTGCTTTTTCTGAAATCGTCGCTCTCGTGGCCCTCTTTCGTCCTGGTCCGCTCGGATCGGGGATGGTCGATGACTTCATCAACAGGAAGCATGGCAGGACTCCGATAAAATATGAACTGCCGCAGCTAGAGGAAATTCTCAAAGAGACCTACGGCGTCATAGTTTATCAGGAACAGGTGATGCGAATTGCCAACGTCCTTGCCAATTATTCCCTTGGAGAAGCGGACCTTCTTCGCCGTGCCATGGGCAAGAAAAAACCGGAGGAGATGGCCAAGCAGCACGAGAGGTTCGTGAAGGGGGCGCTCGAGAACAAGATTCCGGAGGCGAAAGCTGAGCGCCTCTTTGAACTGATGGCGAAGTTTGCCGAGTACGGCTTCAACAAATCCCACAGCGCTGCCTATGCCCTTGTTGCGTATCAGACCGCTTACCTTAAATTTCATCACCCTACCGAATTCATGGCGGCGCTCCTTACCGCTGAAAAGGACAACACCGACAAGGTTCTCTTTTACATCAATGATTGCAAGACTGCTGGAATCAGGATGCTTCCTCCGGATGTCAACGAGAGTATGATGGACTTTTCTGTTGTTGGCGATGGGACGATACGATTCGGCCTTGGCGCTGTAAAAAATGTGGGCGAAGGGGCGATAGAGAACATCGTTTCGGCGAGAAATGATGGTGGAGTTTTTAGGACGCTTTTCGATTTCTGCGATCGCATAGATTCTAGAAGGGTAAACAAGAGGGTGATCGAGAGCTTAATAAAATGCGGCGCCTTCGATTTTACTAAGGCTCCCAGGGCGGCTCTTCTAGCATCCCTCGATACTGCGATGGAGATGGCTGCCTCCAGGCAGAGGGACAGAATTTCAGGGCAGGCGAGGTTGTTCGATCTGCTCGGTTCATCCGATGGTTTTTCCTCCGATCCAAAACTTCCCGATGTTTCCGAATGGGGCGAGCGGCAGCTTCTTGCGTATGAGAAGGAATCTCTCGGATTCTATATCACGGGGCATCCCCTGGCCCAGTACGAGGAACTGCTCTCGCAGTATGCCAATACCGATACCGTCGAGTTGGCATCCTGCAATGACAAACAGGAGGTTAAACTCGGCGGGGTTGTATCGAAGCTTCGCGAGATAACCACAAAACAGGGAAATAGGATGGGCTTTGCCACGATAGAGGATCTAAAAGGTTCCGCCGAGGCGGTTATCTTTTCAGACCTCTATGCCGATGTTCATCTGCTGATCAAAAGCGATCAGCCGGTATTTGTCATGGGGACTGCCGATGTCGATAGTGAAAATGTCAAGATCATCGCGACGCAGATAATGCCTATCGACGAGGTTTCTGAAAAAATGACCAAGAGCGTTCATTTCTTTTTGAGCCAGCCGGAGGTTGCCCCCCAGCATCTGGCGCAGCTCAAAAATGTCCTGTCGAGATATCCAGGGCAATGCCCGGGCTTTGTTCATCTCGTTGTTCCGAGCAAGACCGAGACGATCCTGGCCCTGCCCGATGATTTGAAGTTAACTCCATCTCCGCAACTCGTGACTGCGGTTAACAAACTCTTCGGTCGTAATGTGACCAAGTTCATTTCATAA
- the hflX gene encoding GTPase HflX, translating to MPKRLSSEKKREIDKALIVGVRRAGSSRRQMELSLAELTRLIDTAGGEVVAKISQEIKRIDPVTFIGSGKVLEVRELAEAVGADTIVIDDEISPVQNRNLEKEIGLFVIDRTAVILDIFAMRAQTKEGRLQVELAQMEYLAPRLVGRGELFSQQVGRIGTRGPGETALEYDRRSVRNRISHLRGQLEGVRKHRRIHRMKRESVPIPLVSLVGYTNAGKSTLMNALTGAGVFVEDKLFATLDPTVRKLRLPSGRIVLLADTVGFIRRLPHELVESFKATFEEVENSYLLLAVVDGSDEEAPAQLQVVRDVLSELEMSQKPLIEVVNKSDLPSAYRGEKSSISVSARTGAGVEELLGEIERVLRIEFRRTTLRLPMERGDILSKLYSTGHVFKSIYEGDCILVECELHQKYYQKYRRYAVNF from the coding sequence ATGCCAAAGAGGCTCAGCTCTGAAAAAAAACGCGAAATAGATAAGGCGCTGATCGTGGGGGTCAGAAGAGCTGGCAGCAGTCGTCGTCAGATGGAACTATCGCTTGCCGAACTTACGAGGCTTATAGACACGGCAGGTGGTGAGGTGGTTGCCAAGATCAGCCAGGAAATTAAGCGGATAGATCCTGTCACCTTTATAGGCAGTGGAAAGGTTCTGGAGGTAAGGGAACTTGCTGAAGCTGTCGGCGCTGACACTATAGTTATAGACGATGAAATTTCCCCGGTTCAGAACAGGAACCTGGAGAAGGAGATCGGCCTTTTCGTCATAGACCGAACGGCGGTCATACTCGACATATTCGCGATGCGTGCGCAAACGAAGGAGGGCAGGCTTCAGGTTGAACTCGCCCAGATGGAATATCTCGCTCCGAGGCTGGTGGGGCGGGGAGAGCTCTTTTCACAGCAGGTGGGGAGGATCGGAACGAGAGGCCCCGGTGAAACGGCGCTCGAATACGACAGGAGAAGCGTTCGCAACAGAATTTCACATCTTCGAGGCCAGCTGGAAGGCGTCAGAAAACATCGCAGAATACACAGGATGAAACGCGAGTCGGTTCCGATTCCTCTGGTTTCCCTCGTTGGATACACCAACGCGGGGAAATCGACCCTCATGAACGCCCTAACAGGTGCTGGCGTTTTTGTGGAGGATAAACTCTTTGCCACGCTAGATCCTACGGTGAGGAAATTGAGGCTTCCCTCGGGAAGAATAGTGCTTCTGGCCGACACAGTCGGCTTTATAAGGAGACTTCCGCATGAACTGGTGGAATCATTCAAGGCGACCTTCGAGGAAGTGGAAAATTCTTATCTGCTGTTGGCCGTCGTCGATGGCAGTGACGAGGAGGCGCCGGCTCAGCTTCAGGTCGTGCGCGATGTGCTCTCTGAGCTCGAAATGTCTCAGAAGCCCCTCATAGAGGTCGTTAACAAGTCCGACCTGCCGTCGGCATACAGGGGAGAAAAATCGTCGATCAGCGTATCGGCTCGTACCGGGGCCGGCGTCGAAGAACTTCTGGGAGAAATCGAAAGGGTTCTCAGGATTGAGTTTCGCAGGACCACCTTGAGGCTGCCGATGGAGAGAGGGGATATTCTCTCTAAGCTTTATTCCACCGGGCACGTCTTCAAAAGCATCTACGAAGGGGACTGCATCCTCGTCGAGTGCGAGCTCCATCAGAAGTATTATCAGAAGTACAGGCGCTACGCGGTCAACTTCTGA